The Verrucomicrobiia bacterium genome includes a region encoding these proteins:
- a CDS encoding sialidase family protein, which produces MKLKLLAALTLGLLSLTWQSFTSEHGEAIKRLGIHSLDVYADGGTMHLLIADYQPNGQPILLHQRSTDGGKTWSTRTRVDAGIIAPSSPNRGMDAQIAGAGDKLGVVWMIKGTGLFNSGPLVTTISQDGGKTWRVGPNPADDGLTTGHSFSDLCADSAGNFHLAWLDSRDGRQGLRYARSTDGGVSWQKNQTLKPDTCECCWNKLAAGPTGPLVLFRDKKPRDMALLTSPDGGTQWNKQTTVGNFSWDFNGCPHVGGGLATETKGKTTTTHAVVWTGKAEESGVYHLSSKNNKSWSKPQRLGTNSARRGDVATGAKGIGIVWEENEDGDIALMFSTSKDGKKWSKPERIREASTTAAYPRIIGTTDGFHILWTETASGRGTLKQTSR; this is translated from the coding sequence ATGAAACTAAAACTGTTAGCCGCCCTGACCCTCGGCCTTCTGTCACTCACATGGCAGAGCTTTACCTCCGAGCATGGCGAAGCCATTAAACGCCTCGGCATCCACAGTCTCGATGTCTATGCGGACGGCGGCACCATGCATCTGCTCATCGCGGATTATCAGCCGAACGGCCAACCCATCCTCCTCCACCAGCGCTCCACGGATGGCGGCAAAACGTGGTCCACTCGCACACGTGTCGATGCAGGCATCATCGCGCCCAGTTCACCGAATCGCGGCATGGACGCCCAGATCGCAGGCGCAGGCGATAAACTTGGTGTCGTGTGGATGATCAAAGGCACCGGCCTCTTCAATAGCGGTCCCTTGGTCACAACGATTTCCCAAGATGGCGGCAAGACCTGGCGCGTCGGCCCCAATCCCGCCGATGACGGCCTCACCACCGGTCACAGCTTCTCCGACCTCTGCGCGGACAGCGCGGGCAACTTCCACCTCGCGTGGCTCGATAGCCGCGATGGCCGCCAAGGCCTCCGCTACGCCCGCTCTACCGATGGCGGCGTGAGCTGGCAGAAGAATCAGACACTCAAACCCGACACGTGCGAATGCTGCTGGAATAAATTGGCAGCCGGTCCAACCGGCCCGCTCGTCCTTTTCCGCGATAAGAAGCCGCGCGACATGGCCCTCCTCACCTCACCCGATGGCGGTACCCAATGGAACAAGCAGACCACCGTCGGCAACTTCTCCTGGGATTTCAACGGCTGCCCTCATGTCGGCGGCGGTCTCGCCACGGAAACGAAAGGGAAAACGACCACGACTCACGCCGTCGTCTGGACCGGAAAAGCCGAAGAATCCGGCGTCTACCACCTCTCCTCCAAGAACAACAAGTCATGGAGCAAGCCACAACGACTCGGCACCAATTCCGCCCGTCGCGGCGATGTCGCGACTGGTGCCAAAGGCATCGGCATCGTATGGGAAGAAAACGAAGACGGCGATATCGCTCTGATGTTCTCCACCAGCAAAGACGGCAAAAAGTGGAGCAAACCCGAGCGCATCCGCGAAGCTTCTACCACTGCCGCCTATCCGCGTATCATAGGCACCACCGATGGCTTCCACATCCTCTGGACCGAAACCGCCTCAGGCCGCGGAACCCTGAAGCAAACGAGCCGATAA
- the dinB gene encoding DNA polymerase IV, whose translation MFRVIFHLDMDAFYASVEQRDRPELKGKPVIVGSPPTQRGVVSASSYEARKFGVRSAMPSMTAGRLCPNGIFIRPRMEAYKAESHAIMAIIQRFCGELIQQVSVDEAYMDVTARCQGAIHDGSLERALPLAREIKAAIKRERDLTATIGVAPNKLLAKLASDFQKPDGLTLIRESEKVAFLRPLPVRSLHGIGKVTEETLHNAAIRTVGDLQDYKGDLRALVGSWGPELKRFAFGDDNRPLELGDDIKSISSENTFLKDTDDRPILRACLKEQAEDIAAKLARRRLAAHTIQVKVRYSDFTTLTRQISFEESVIEAKDIYRFGCWLLAKEKLVHRPLRLIGLGVSNLTELRVQQLRFPFEQPTDVVKKPGK comes from the coding sequence ATGTTTCGCGTCATCTTCCATCTCGATATGGATGCGTTCTATGCATCCGTCGAACAGCGTGACCGGCCTGAACTGAAGGGCAAGCCGGTCATCGTTGGTTCCCCGCCGACGCAGCGTGGCGTGGTGAGTGCTTCGAGTTACGAGGCGCGCAAGTTTGGTGTGCGCTCGGCGATGCCTAGCATGACGGCAGGGCGCTTGTGTCCGAACGGCATCTTTATCCGGCCGCGCATGGAGGCGTATAAGGCGGAGTCGCACGCCATCATGGCTATCATCCAGCGCTTCTGTGGTGAACTCATCCAGCAAGTCTCGGTGGATGAGGCTTACATGGATGTCACGGCTCGCTGCCAGGGAGCGATACACGATGGAAGTCTGGAGCGTGCTTTGCCGTTGGCGCGTGAGATCAAGGCAGCCATTAAGCGTGAGCGCGACCTCACCGCGACCATCGGTGTCGCACCGAACAAGTTGCTGGCGAAGCTCGCAAGTGATTTTCAGAAACCGGATGGGCTCACGCTCATCCGGGAATCGGAGAAGGTCGCGTTTCTGCGTCCGTTGCCGGTGCGCTCGTTGCATGGCATCGGCAAGGTAACGGAAGAGACCTTGCATAATGCGGCCATCAGAACCGTAGGCGACTTGCAGGACTATAAAGGCGACCTGCGTGCGCTCGTCGGTTCATGGGGACCGGAACTGAAGCGTTTCGCTTTCGGTGACGACAATCGCCCTCTGGAATTGGGCGATGACATCAAGAGCATCAGCAGCGAGAACACGTTTCTCAAGGACACCGATGACCGGCCCATCTTGCGCGCGTGTTTGAAAGAGCAGGCGGAGGATATCGCGGCGAAGCTGGCACGTCGCCGCCTTGCCGCCCATACGATCCAGGTGAAGGTTCGTTACAGTGATTTCACTACGCTTACGCGACAGATTTCTTTTGAAGAGTCGGTGATCGAAGCGAAGGATATCTATCGTTTTGGCTGTTGGTTGCTCGCGAAAGAAAAACTGGTGCATCGACCATTACGTTTGATCGGGCTGGGCGTGAGTAATCTTACCGAATTGCGAGTGCAACAACTGCGTTTTCCATTTGAACAGCCGACGGATGTGGTGAAGAAGCCCGGCAAATAA
- a CDS encoding ABC transporter permease, translating to MRFFAAIRIAFRALLRNKMRAVLTMLGVIFGVGAVITTVSLGDGAKFMVKQQIATMGENVMLIFAGNFQRGGVSFGSGSSSTLTLEDMEAIRREVPGVRNISPEVRTSRQIIAGGLNTSTSIIGASPDYFAIRSWTIKDGAFFSEPDITTASKVAVIGKTTAQTLFEGSDPVGQVVRVSMGGGSTGGSIPFTIIGVLNPKGSSPGSGMDYDDCLIVPYTTAMKRLLNSPTLRGINVQTETMEMMPEVQQRIADLLRQTHRIQAGRPDDFTIRSQEELASTMSATQETMQYLLGGVAVVSLLVGGIGIMNIMLVSVTERTREIGIRMALGARPRDVLAQFLIEAITLSCTGGVLGILLGVLASKILTQVKNWPTLTSPDAIMYSFAFSAAVGIFFGFYPARKAAQLDPIDALRYE from the coding sequence ATGAGATTTTTTGCCGCCATTCGCATCGCTTTCCGGGCCTTGCTCCGGAACAAAATGCGCGCCGTGCTCACGATGTTGGGCGTCATCTTCGGCGTGGGTGCGGTCATCACCACGGTGAGTCTCGGTGACGGTGCGAAGTTCATGGTGAAGCAGCAGATCGCGACGATGGGTGAGAATGTGATGCTGATATTCGCGGGTAATTTTCAGCGCGGCGGCGTGAGTTTTGGTTCGGGCAGTTCGTCTACGTTGACGCTGGAGGATATGGAAGCGATCCGTCGCGAGGTTCCGGGCGTGCGGAATATCAGCCCGGAGGTGCGTACCTCGCGGCAGATCATCGCGGGCGGTTTGAACACGTCCACGAGTATCATCGGTGCATCGCCGGATTATTTTGCTATCCGTTCATGGACGATCAAGGACGGGGCGTTCTTCTCCGAGCCGGATATCACCACGGCTTCAAAGGTGGCGGTCATCGGGAAGACGACGGCGCAGACATTGTTTGAGGGCAGCGATCCGGTGGGGCAGGTGGTGCGTGTGAGCATGGGCGGCGGCAGCACTGGGGGAAGCATTCCATTCACGATCATCGGTGTGCTGAATCCGAAAGGCAGTTCTCCCGGGAGTGGTATGGACTATGACGATTGCCTTATTGTTCCTTACACGACGGCAATGAAACGGCTGCTGAACAGTCCGACTTTGCGCGGTATCAATGTGCAAACGGAGACGATGGAGATGATGCCAGAGGTACAGCAGCGCATCGCGGATCTGCTGCGGCAGACACATCGTATTCAAGCAGGTCGTCCGGATGATTTTACGATCCGTTCACAGGAGGAATTGGCGAGCACGATGAGCGCGACGCAAGAGACGATGCAATATCTGCTGGGCGGCGTGGCGGTGGTGTCGCTGCTGGTCGGCGGCATCGGCATCATGAACATCATGCTCGTGAGCGTGACGGAACGTACGCGTGAGATCGGCATTCGTATGGCGCTCGGCGCACGCCCCCGTGATGTGCTGGCGCAGTTCTTGATTGAGGCGATCACATTAAGTTGCACGGGCGGTGTGCTGGGTATTTTGCTGGGAGTCCTGGCTTCAAAGATTCTTACGCAGGTGAAGAATTGGCCCACACTGACTTCACCAGATGCCATCATGTACAGCTTCGCGTTCAGTGCGGCGGTGGGGATTTTCTTTGGCTTCTATCCGGCGCGCAAGGCAGCGCAACTCGACCCGATTGATGCGCTTCGGTATGAGTAA
- a CDS encoding HNH endonuclease, giving the protein MYRKLTFGQLHARNPVVIQLAERMSRPPGSVAMKLCNFASLDPVVTANGRKGLEGASTLDRALWKEFLQSPAAVIPVSEELFHKLFSSNEADEVEVIKDKGVKVARKTISKLPIGETTVTAEVQVRRGQDYFRQVILNAFNNRCCVSGIPIRSMLVASHILPWSNHPSERLNPANGLCLSRIHDVAFDRHLITFDEDYRLVLSKGLKTECTNAVLKQSFSAYEGKRINLSEETTLPNQKFLEQHRNSFAR; this is encoded by the coding sequence GTGTATCGCAAGCTGACCTTCGGACAGCTTCACGCACGCAACCCTGTCGTTATCCAGTTGGCCGAAAGAATGAGCAGACCTCCGGGAAGCGTCGCCATGAAACTCTGCAACTTTGCTTCACTCGATCCGGTCGTAACAGCTAATGGGCGTAAAGGCTTGGAAGGCGCAAGCACCTTGGACCGCGCGCTATGGAAAGAATTCCTCCAATCCCCTGCCGCTGTTATTCCTGTTAGCGAAGAACTTTTCCACAAACTCTTTTCAAGCAACGAAGCCGACGAGGTCGAAGTTATCAAAGACAAAGGCGTGAAGGTCGCCCGAAAGACTATCTCCAAGCTCCCCATCGGCGAAACCACGGTGACTGCCGAAGTCCAAGTCCGCCGGGGACAAGACTATTTCCGCCAAGTCATCTTGAACGCCTTCAACAACCGATGCTGCGTCTCAGGCATCCCCATCCGCTCCATGCTCGTCGCCAGCCATATCCTCCCATGGTCCAACCATCCCTCCGAGCGCTTGAATCCAGCTAACGGCCTCTGTCTCTCACGCATTCACGATGTCGCATTTGACCGCCATCTCATCACCTTCGACGAAGATTACCGCCTAGTTCTCAGCAAAGGTTTGAAAACCGAATGCACCAACGCAGTCCTGAAACAGAGTTTCTCCGCTTACGAAGGCAAACGAATCAATCTCTCCGAAGAAACCACACTCCCTAATCAAAAATTCCTCGAACAGCATCGCAATTCATTTGCAAGGTGA
- a CDS encoding efflux RND transporter periplasmic adaptor subunit — protein MARKRNFGWIIWLVVLGGIGYGGYYGWQKWEKKNAEKGKPVFNTAKIERGDIVQQVTASGTLNPVVNVQVGSQISGLIKKLHADFNSKVKAGDVVAEIDPATYQTRLLQAEADLSSAQASMQLAEVNAKRATELFKEKLVSESEYDTAQVTLTQAKATVQTRKAQVNSAKVDLERCTIVAPIDGIVIDRKVDVGQTVAASMNAPLLFMIANDLTKMQINASVAEADIGNVETNQAVKFTVDAFPGREFAGQVSQVRNSPISVQNVVTYDTIIMVDNYDGKLKPGMTANVQIITSQRPGVVRIPNSALRFKPAGAPTAATTKGGTNATASAAKSGEDIPQTPDAMIARVKSLREKGESMSDEMRAKMGEMMKSGAITPQQLGFGGGPGKGKGGGGKSRQGGGDRPATRTIYVVDGSIASTNLTVGDMKPVTIKTGIADSIYTEVMEGLKEGDVIVTGQTITGGATTAGAPQATNPFASGGGGFGGGRGPR, from the coding sequence ATGGCGCGTAAACGCAATTTCGGCTGGATCATCTGGTTGGTCGTCCTCGGTGGCATCGGCTACGGAGGCTATTATGGCTGGCAGAAGTGGGAGAAGAAGAATGCGGAGAAGGGCAAGCCGGTCTTTAATACGGCGAAGATCGAGCGGGGGGATATCGTGCAGCAGGTGACGGCTTCGGGGACGCTGAACCCGGTGGTCAATGTGCAGGTGGGCAGCCAAATCTCGGGGTTGATCAAGAAGTTGCATGCGGATTTCAACTCCAAGGTGAAGGCGGGCGATGTGGTGGCGGAGATCGATCCGGCGACGTATCAGACGCGGCTTCTCCAGGCGGAGGCGGATCTCTCCAGTGCGCAGGCGAGCATGCAGTTGGCGGAGGTGAATGCGAAGCGGGCGACGGAGCTTTTCAAGGAGAAGTTGGTGTCTGAATCCGAGTATGACACGGCGCAGGTGACGCTGACTCAGGCGAAGGCGACGGTGCAGACGCGGAAGGCGCAGGTGAACAGCGCGAAGGTGGACCTGGAGCGTTGCACAATCGTGGCACCGATCGACGGTATCGTGATCGATCGCAAGGTGGATGTGGGTCAAACCGTTGCCGCGAGCATGAATGCGCCGTTGCTCTTCATGATCGCGAACGACCTGACGAAGATGCAGATCAATGCGAGTGTGGCGGAGGCGGATATCGGTAATGTGGAGACGAATCAGGCGGTGAAGTTCACGGTGGATGCGTTTCCGGGGCGGGAGTTCGCAGGACAGGTATCGCAGGTACGGAATTCGCCGATCAGCGTCCAGAACGTGGTGACTTACGATACGATCATCATGGTGGATAATTACGATGGGAAGTTGAAGCCGGGCATGACGGCGAATGTGCAGATCATCACGTCGCAGCGGCCGGGTGTGGTTCGAATACCGAATTCGGCGTTGCGCTTCAAACCAGCGGGCGCGCCAACGGCGGCGACGACTAAGGGCGGCACGAATGCGACGGCGAGCGCGGCGAAGAGCGGTGAGGACATTCCGCAGACGCCGGATGCGATGATCGCGCGGGTGAAGTCTCTGCGCGAGAAGGGTGAATCGATGAGCGATGAGATGCGCGCGAAGATGGGCGAGATGATGAAGTCAGGCGCGATCACACCGCAGCAACTGGGTTTCGGTGGTGGTCCAGGCAAGGGTAAAGGCGGTGGTGGTAAGAGCCGTCAAGGGGGTGGAGATCGCCCGGCGACACGCACGATTTATGTGGTGGATGGCTCGATCGCGAGCACGAACCTCACGGTGGGAGATATGAAGCCGGTGACGATCAAGACGGGCATCGCGGACAGCATTTACACGGAAGTGATGGAGGGCTTGAAGGAGGGCGATGTGATCGTGACGGGGCAGACGATCACGGGTGGCGCAACGACGGCCGGAGCACCGCAAGCAACGAATCCATTCGCGAGTGGTGGCGGCGGGTTCGGTGGCGGTCGTGGGCCGCGGTAA
- a CDS encoding very short patch repair endonuclease produces the protein MVALLRAAGIKGWKRHVEVRIPIYDLRVGKRKVASRIAKSDLRRKAEAVRSAKLKLRPFKVRPDFVWRRERVALFVDGCFWHGCPWHGTKPASNKSFWQTKLMRNRERDRLVSRTLRKAGWRVVRVWEHVLAKAARDEGEMERLVGRIRKGLNHGIR, from the coding sequence ATGGTGGCGTTGCTCAGAGCGGCGGGGATCAAGGGGTGGAAAAGGCACGTCGAAGTACGAATTCCGATTTACGATTTACGAGTCGGAAAGCGGAAGGTTGCGTCACGGATTGCAAAGTCTGATTTGCGACGGAAGGCGGAAGCGGTTCGAAGTGCGAAGCTGAAGCTTCGGCCTTTTAAGGTACGGCCGGATTTTGTTTGGCGGAGGGAACGGGTGGCGTTGTTTGTGGATGGGTGTTTCTGGCACGGGTGTCCGTGGCATGGGACGAAGCCAGCGTCTAACAAATCGTTCTGGCAAACGAAGCTGATGCGGAATCGGGAGCGGGATCGGTTGGTGTCGCGGACGTTGCGGAAGGCGGGGTGGAGGGTGGTGCGGGTGTGGGAGCATGTGTTGGCGAAGGCGGCGAGGGATGAAGGGGAGATGGAGAGGTTGGTGGGGAGGATCAGGAAAGGGTTAAACCACGGAATACGCTGA
- a CDS encoding ABC transporter ATP-binding protein, whose product MSESAKTTSSAKPVIKLTDIHKTYFTGEVDVKAVQGVTIDIMPGEFVALMGASGSGKSTMMNILGCLDRATKGEYLLDGINVAELDRGELADIRNEKIGFVFQGFNLLARTSALENVELPMLYARHKRFPDREEKATKALEMVGLGNRLDHTPNRLSGGQQQRVAIARALVNDPALILADEPTGNLDSKTSIEIMGVFQKLNDQGITIVMVTHELDIAQYTKRNIVMRDGHIVTDKIVDNRLSAEEELHKLKVASEAIQMIPS is encoded by the coding sequence GTGAGCGAGTCCGCGAAAACAACCAGTAGTGCGAAGCCGGTCATCAAGCTGACGGATATCCACAAGACGTACTTCACGGGTGAGGTGGATGTGAAGGCGGTGCAAGGGGTGACGATCGATATCATGCCGGGCGAGTTCGTGGCACTGATGGGAGCGTCGGGCTCCGGCAAGTCCACGATGATGAACATCCTCGGTTGCCTAGATCGCGCGACGAAGGGTGAGTATCTGTTGGATGGCATTAATGTAGCGGAATTGGATCGTGGTGAATTGGCGGATATCCGGAACGAGAAGATCGGGTTTGTGTTCCAAGGGTTCAATTTGCTGGCGCGCACTTCGGCCTTGGAGAACGTGGAGTTGCCGATGCTTTACGCACGGCATAAGCGGTTCCCGGATCGCGAAGAGAAGGCGACGAAGGCGCTGGAGATGGTGGGCTTGGGGAATCGATTGGATCACACGCCGAATCGGCTTTCCGGTGGTCAGCAACAGCGTGTGGCTATCGCACGCGCACTTGTAAATGATCCGGCGCTGATCCTCGCGGACGAGCCCACGGGCAATCTGGATAGCAAGACGAGCATCGAGATCATGGGTGTGTTCCAGAAGCTGAACGATCAGGGCATCACGATCGTGATGGTGACGCACGAGTTGGACATCGCGCAGTACACGAAGCGTAACATCGTGATGCGTGACGGGCACATAGTGACGGACAAGATCGTAGATAACCGCCTGAGTGCGGAAGAGGAATTGCACAAACTTAAGGTGGCTTCCGAGGCCATCCAGATGATCCCATCATGA
- a CDS encoding TonB-dependent receptor, whose product MLREQNLNRLKIAGSTAALVASIMNVGAQTDNATLTINGKVIATTTTNAPSKLTEVIITGTNSPSLTVPDVYAAKAEITRIPGGADVIPADTFLTGRASTMKDVLDWSPGVFVQPRFGSDEARLSIRGSGIQRTFHGRGIKLLMDGIPLNLADGGFDMQGIEPLAVSYVEVLRGANALRYGSTTLGGAINYVMPTGHDTDKIRLRVEAGSYGYLKTHASSGLAEGKNDYYAGYTYSALDGFREHSQQNAHRIFSNVGHKFNDNVETRAYFTYVQTYSELPGNLFKTQLENNPDMALPINVTQDQQRNFELIRAASKTSWKNDTHALDVSVFWSHKDLFHPIFQVVDQNSNDAGLDIRYRNYSDLFSRPNQLTVGFSPTVGRTESANFGNASGAPGALINESTQASYNLDLYAENQHWLTDKFSLITGVQISQSRRDFNDTVGANDFTADYWGVSPKLGAIYDLRSDWQFYGNVSRSFEPPSMSELGGIGGIPVIRDAQSGWTVELGTRGEHGRFSWDLSYYHTWLENELLAYEPSPGAAPVTINASTTVHRGVELKENVRLFENLFTDSDIFCEQDGINWTTAYMWNDFRFQDDGDFSANDLPGVPKHYVRSEVIYSHPKGFYFGPNIEWSPAKYAVDMGNALFADPYMLLGVKAGYRVKKGFSVFVEGRNLTDKNYAATTGVITTTTAPGVSLAQFLPGDGRSFYAGVEWKW is encoded by the coding sequence ATGCTCCGTGAACAGAACCTGAACCGCCTGAAAATCGCCGGTTCCACTGCTGCCCTCGTCGCCTCCATCATGAACGTGGGCGCGCAAACAGACAACGCCACGCTCACAATAAACGGGAAAGTAATTGCTACCACCACCACGAACGCCCCTTCGAAATTGACCGAAGTCATCATCACCGGCACGAACTCCCCGAGCCTCACCGTGCCGGACGTCTACGCCGCCAAGGCCGAGATCACCCGCATCCCCGGCGGTGCGGACGTCATCCCGGCAGATACGTTCCTCACCGGCCGCGCCTCCACCATGAAGGACGTGCTGGATTGGTCCCCCGGCGTCTTCGTGCAACCGCGCTTCGGCTCCGATGAAGCGCGCCTCTCCATCCGCGGCTCCGGCATCCAGCGCACCTTCCACGGTCGCGGCATCAAGCTCCTCATGGACGGCATCCCGCTGAACCTCGCTGATGGCGGTTTCGACATGCAAGGCATCGAACCCCTCGCCGTCAGTTACGTGGAAGTCCTCCGCGGCGCGAACGCCCTCCGCTACGGCTCCACCACCCTCGGCGGCGCGATCAATTACGTGATGCCCACAGGTCACGACACCGATAAGATTCGCCTCCGCGTGGAGGCCGGCAGCTACGGATACCTGAAGACACACGCCAGCAGCGGTCTGGCCGAAGGTAAAAACGATTACTACGCCGGCTACACCTACTCCGCCCTCGATGGCTTCCGCGAACACTCGCAGCAGAACGCCCATCGCATCTTCAGCAACGTCGGCCACAAGTTCAACGACAACGTCGAGACCCGCGCCTACTTCACCTACGTGCAGACGTATTCCGAGCTGCCCGGCAACCTCTTCAAAACACAGCTGGAGAACAATCCGGACATGGCGTTGCCCATCAACGTCACCCAAGATCAGCAACGCAATTTCGAGCTCATCCGCGCCGCCAGCAAGACCTCATGGAAGAACGACACTCACGCACTCGATGTCAGCGTCTTCTGGTCGCACAAGGACCTCTTCCACCCCATCTTCCAAGTGGTGGACCAAAACTCGAACGATGCCGGTCTCGACATCCGTTATCGCAATTACAGTGATCTCTTCAGCCGTCCGAATCAATTGACCGTGGGCTTCAGCCCCACCGTCGGCCGCACGGAAAGTGCGAACTTCGGCAACGCCTCTGGCGCACCCGGCGCCTTGATCAATGAATCCACCCAAGCCTCCTACAATCTGGATCTTTACGCTGAGAACCAGCATTGGCTTACAGACAAATTCTCGCTCATCACCGGCGTGCAGATCAGCCAATCCCGTCGCGATTTCAACGACACGGTCGGCGCGAATGATTTCACCGCGGATTATTGGGGCGTGAGCCCGAAGCTCGGCGCCATCTACGATCTGCGTTCCGACTGGCAATTCTACGGCAACGTAAGCCGCAGCTTCGAGCCGCCCTCCATGAGTGAACTCGGCGGCATCGGTGGTATTCCCGTCATCCGCGATGCCCAATCCGGCTGGACCGTGGAACTCGGCACCCGCGGTGAACACGGCCGTTTCTCCTGGGACCTCAGCTATTATCACACCTGGTTGGAGAATGAATTGCTCGCCTACGAACCCTCGCCCGGTGCCGCTCCCGTCACCATCAATGCCAGCACCACCGTGCATCGCGGTGTGGAACTGAAGGAAAACGTGCGCCTGTTCGAGAACCTCTTCACTGATAGCGACATCTTCTGCGAACAAGACGGCATCAACTGGACCACCGCCTACATGTGGAACGATTTCCGTTTCCAAGATGACGGCGACTTCAGCGCGAATGACCTGCCCGGCGTCCCCAAACATTACGTGCGCAGCGAGGTGATCTACTCGCACCCGAAAGGCTTCTACTTCGGCCCGAACATAGAGTGGTCCCCTGCGAAGTATGCCGTGGACATGGGCAATGCGCTCTTCGCCGATCCTTACATGCTGCTCGGCGTGAAGGCCGGTTACCGCGTGAAGAAAGGATTCTCCGTCTTCGTGGAAGGCCGCAACCTCACGGATAAAAACTATGCTGCCACCACCGGCGTGATCACCACCACCACTGCGCCCGGCGTCAGCCTCGCGCAATTCCTTCCCGGTGATGGCCGTAGCTTTTACGCCGGTGTGGAGTGGAAATGGTGA